A DNA window from Hordeum vulgare subsp. vulgare chromosome 1H, MorexV3_pseudomolecules_assembly, whole genome shotgun sequence contains the following coding sequences:
- the LOC123405885 gene encoding protein SENSITIVE TO PROTON RHIZOTOXICITY 2-like, which produces MFPDAGASPYFLQNQQHQQQLFHGIDGIGMDAAFPGDAGLAVPDTHRNTLMYNMSVLKDKVQQLQPLVGRGQVVDTVVPRASAVVQEIIAAATSMMYVLQHPYGPGALTSGNSASTREGAVDGRAKNGTADDDQDQQAMVDAMRLWQQQQQQNHGGGHDISMSTESSSMQGTTTVDTIIELDAAELLAKYTHYCQVCGKGFKRDANLRMHMRAHGDKYKSKAALANPTRLFATSGEDASASTAGTGRRNKYSCPQDGCRWNRRHAKFQPLKSIICVKNHYKRSHCPKMYACNRCNHKHFSVLSDLRTHEKHCGDHRWICSCGTTFSRKDKLAGHVSLFAGHQPVAPPASGRHGKRSLLSTSSSDLVGNCATGFSIT; this is translated from the coding sequence ATGTTCCCAGATGCCGGTGCAAGCCCATACTTCCTGCAAAaccagcagcaccagcagcagctgTTCCATGGTATCGACGGCATTGGCATGGACGCCGCCTTTCCCGGAGACGCCGGGCTGGCGGTGCCCGACACGCACCGCAACACCCTGATGTACAACATGTCCGTGCTCAAGGACAAGGTGCAGCAGCTGCAGCCGCTCGTCGGCCGCGGCCAGGTCGTCGACACCGTGGTGCCACGAGCCAGCGCCGTCGTCCAGGAGATCATCGCCGCGGCTACATCCATGATGTACGTCCTCCAGCACCCTTACGGCCCCGGCGCGTTGACATCCGGTAATAGCGCGTCCACGCGGGAGGGTGCCGTCGACGGCCGTGCAAAGAACGGCACAGCGGATGATGACCAAGATCAGCAGGCCATGGTCGATGCCATGCGtctgtggcagcagcagcagcagcagaaccaTGGCGGCGGCCATGACATCAGCATGTCCACGGAGTCATCGTCGATGCAAGGGACAACGACGGTGGACACGATCATCGAGCTCGACGCGGCCGAGCTGCTGGCCAAGTACACGCACTACTGCCAGGTGTGCGGCAAGGGGTTCAAGCGCGACGCCAACCTGCGCATGCACATGCGCGCGCACGGCGACAAGTACAAGAGCAAGGCGGCGCTCGCCAACCCGACCCGGTTGTTCGCGACCTCCGGCGAGGACGCGTCGGCGTCCACCGCCGGGACGGGGAGGAGGAACAAGTACTCGTGCCCGCAGGACGGCTGCCGGTGGAACCGGAGGCACGCCAAGTTCCAGCCGCTCAAGTCCATCATCTGCGTCAAGAACCACTACAAGCGCAGCCACTGCCCCAAGATGTACGCCTGCAACCGCTGCAACCACAAGCACTTCTCCGTCCTCTCCGACCTCCGCACCCACGAGAAGCACTGCGGCGACCACCGCTGGATATGCTCCTGCGGCACCACCTTCTCCCGCAAAGACAAGCTCGCCGGACACGTTTCCCTCTTCGCAGGCCACCAGCCCGTCGCGCCACCCGCCAGTGGCAGGCACGGTAAGCGATCCTTATTGTCCACGTCCTCCTCCGACCTTGTTGGAAACTgcgccaccggcttctccattacATGA